Proteins from a genomic interval of Peromyscus leucopus breed LL Stock chromosome 12, UCI_PerLeu_2.1, whole genome shotgun sequence:
- the Cldn8 gene encoding claudin-8: MATSVLQMAGLVLGGVGMVGTVAVTIMPQWRVSAFIESNIVVFENLWEGLWMNCMRHANIRMQCKVYDSLLALTPDLQASRGLMCAASVLSFLAFMTAILGMKCTRCTGDDENVKSRILLTAGILFIITGLVVLIPVSWVANSIIRDFYNPLVDVARKRELGEALYIGWTTALVLIAGGALFCCVFCCSERSRSYRYSVPSHRTTQRSFHAEKRSPSIYSKSQYV; encoded by the coding sequence ATGGCAACCTCTGTTCTCCAAATGGCTGGACTGGTGCTTGGTGGTGTTGGCATGGTGGGCACAGTGGCAGTGACCATCATGCCCCAGTGGCGAGTGTCTGCCTTCATCGAAAGTAACATCGTGGTTTTTGAGAACCTCTGGGAAGGCCTGTGGATGAACTGCATGAGGCACGCCAATATCAGGATGCAGTGCAAGGTCTACGACTCTCTGCTGGCTCTTACTCCTGACCTCCAGGCATCCAGAGGACTGATGTGCGCTGCGTCCGTCCTGTCCTTCCTGGCTTTTATGACAGCCATCCTCGGAATGAAGTGTACCAGGTGCACGGGCGACGATGAGAACGTGAAGAGCCGCATCCTGCTAACAGCCGGAATCCTCTTCATCATCACTGGCTTGGTGGTGCTCATCCCTGTCAGCTGGGTTGCCAATTCCATCATCAGAGACTTCTACAACCCGCTGGTGGATGTGGCCCGAAAGCGTGAGCTCGGGGAAGCCCTCTACATCGGCTGGACCACAGCACTGGTGCTGATTGCCGGAGGAGCGCTTTTCTGCTGCGTGTTTTGTTGCTCTGAGAGAAGCCGCAGCTACAGATACTCTGTTCCATCCCATCGCACCACTCAAAGGAGTTTCCACGCGGAAAAGAGATCCCCGAGCATATACTCCAAAAGTCAGTATGTgtag